The nucleotide sequence GCGCCCGGCTGTCCCGCTCCCAGACCACTCTGGGCAAGGGGCTGCTGACGCTGCTGTCCCGGGAGCACCTCGACGACGACACCTGGGAGGAGATCGAGGACACGCTGCTGACCGCCGACGTCGGTGTGGCGCCGACCGAGGAGCTGGTCGAGCGGCTGCGCGAGCGCGTCAAGGTGCTCGGCACTCGTAGCCCCGACGAGCTGCGCGGTCTGCTGCGTGAGGAGCTGCTGCGCCTCATCGGCACCGAGGCCGACCGTTCGGTGCACACCGAGAGCGGTGTGGGCGCGAACGGTGAGGAGAAGCCGGGCGTCGTCATGGTCGTCGGCGTCAATGGCACCGGTAAGACCACCACGACCGGCAAGCTGGCCCGGGTGCTCGTCGCGGACGGCAAGTCCGTGGTGCTCGGCGCGGCCGACACCTTCCGCGCCGCCGCCGCCGATCAGCTGCAGACCTGGGGCGAGCGGGTCGGCGCCCGTACGGTCCGGGGGCCGGAGGCCGGCGACCCGGCGTCGGTCGCCTTCGACGCGGTGAAGGAGGGCATCGCGGAGAGCGCGGATGTCGTCCTGATCGACACCGCCGGGCGGCTGCACACCAAGACCGGTCTGATGGACGAGCTGGGCAAGGTCAAGCGGGTCGTGGAGAAGCACGGCGCGGTGGACGAGGTGCTGCTCGTCCTCGACGCCACGACCGGGCAGAACGGCCTGGTGCAGGCGCGGGTGTTCGCGGAGGTCGTGGACATCACCGGCATCGTGCTGACCAAGCTGGACGGCACCGCCAAGGGCGGCATCGTCGTCGCGGTCCAGCGTGAGCTGAAGGTCCCGGTCAAGCTGGTGGGGCTGGGCGAGGGCGCGGATGATCTCGCGCCGTTCGAGCCGGAGGCGTTCGTCGACGCGCTGATCGGCGGCTGAGGCCGTGGTGGGGGGGATCACCCGTATCGCGCCGGACGGGCCGGGGTTGACTCCCGGCCCGTCCGGCGTTCGCGTAGGGCTTTCACGGCGTCCGCGTACGGGGCGCTCGCGTAGGACTGGCGTAAGAGGGGAACTGCGGGTGCTCGCGTAGCTGCGGGTGCTCGCGTAGGGGGAGCTGCCTCAGGCCCCGGCCCGGTGGCTCAGATAGGCGAGGGTGCCAAGGACC is from Streptomyces hygroscopicus and encodes:
- a CDS encoding cell division protein FtsY; translated protein: MEYLILAVVIAVVAVAAISGLVISGRKKKRLPPPPPSSPTVTAPPAEPHVGEEAETPREEPRRTIEEVDLPGTEAPAAEAPAAAPPEVPPIEVPEPTAGRLVRLRARLSRSQTTLGKGLLTLLSREHLDDDTWEEIEDTLLTADVGVAPTEELVERLRERVKVLGTRSPDELRGLLREELLRLIGTEADRSVHTESGVGANGEEKPGVVMVVGVNGTGKTTTTGKLARVLVADGKSVVLGAADTFRAAAADQLQTWGERVGARTVRGPEAGDPASVAFDAVKEGIAESADVVLIDTAGRLHTKTGLMDELGKVKRVVEKHGAVDEVLLVLDATTGQNGLVQARVFAEVVDITGIVLTKLDGTAKGGIVVAVQRELKVPVKLVGLGEGADDLAPFEPEAFVDALIGG